The proteins below come from a single Molothrus ater isolate BHLD 08-10-18 breed brown headed cowbird chromosome 3, BPBGC_Mater_1.1, whole genome shotgun sequence genomic window:
- the SLC17A5 gene encoding sialin has protein sequence MEPEEGEDRTPLLKEPQPDAVPACCSARYNLALLACFGFFLVYALRVNLSVALVDMVEPNTSSAKNVTSNVCPEHSSTINVPRNTTGEKYSWDAETQGWILGSFFYGYIITQIPGGYLASRIGGKLLLGFGIFGTSVFTLLTPLAANLGVGYLIAVRALEGLGEGVTFPAMHSMWSSWAPPLERSKLLSISYAGAQLGTVVSLPLSGLICYYMNWVYVFYIFGALGVLWWFFWMLLVSDTPETHRSISHAEREYILSSLKDQLSTQKSVPWRPMLGSLPLWAIVVAHFSYNWTFYTLLTLLPTYMKEILRFDAQENGFLSALPYFGCWLCIILSGQIADYLREKQNFSTVCVRKCFTLIGMIGPALFLVAAGFIGCNYALAVAFVTISTTLGGFCTSGYSINHLDIAPSYAGILLGITNSFATIPGMVGPVIAKSLTHNNTVEEWQMVFYIAASINLFGAIFFALFASGEVQDWAVSGYHLHRN, from the exons ATGGAGCCCGAGGAGGGAGAGGATCGCACCCCACTGCTGAAGGAGCCCCAGCCCGACGCGG TCCCTGCATGCTGCTCAGCTCGCTACAATCTCGCCCTCCTGGCCTGTTTTGGGTTCTTCCTCGTGTATGCACTGCGTGTGAACCTCAGCGTCGCTCTGGTGGATATGGTAGAACCTAACACAAGCTCAGCAAAGAATGTGACTTCCAATGTGTGCCCAGAGCATTCCTCCACCATAAATGTTCCTCGCAACACCACG gGAGAAAAGTATTCTTGGGATGCTGAGACTCAGGGATGGATCCTTGGTTCTTTTTTCTATGGCTATATAATTACTCAGATTCCCGGAGGATATCTTGCAAGCAGAATTGGAGGCAAACTGTTGCTGGGGTTTGGCATCTTTGGTACCTCTGTATTCACCTTGCTTACTCCCTTAGCTGCAAATTTGGGAGTTGGCTATCTCATAGCTGTCAGAGCCTTGGAAGGACTGGGAGAG GGTGTTACCTTCCCAGCTATGCATTCAATGTGGTCTTCTTGGGCTCCTCCACTGGAACGCAGCAAGCTCCTTAGTATTTCATATGCAG GTGCACAGCTGGGAACTGTTGTGTCTCTGCCACTATCTGGTTTAATTTGTTATTATATGAACTGGGTTTATGTGTTCTACATATTTG GTGCACTTGGTGTATTGTGGTGGTTCTTCTGGATGTTGTTGGTTAGTGATACGCCAGAAACTCACAGGAGCATTTCACATGCTGAAAGAGAATATATACTGTCTTCTCTAAAAGATCAG CTTTCTACACAGAAGTCTGTTCCCTGGAGACCTATGCTGGGGTCCCTTCCACTCTGGGCTATTGTTGTGGCACACTTCTCTTACAACTGGACTTTCTATACACTTCTTACACTCTTGCCCACGTACATGAAGGAAATCCTGCGATTCGATGCACAGGAG AATGGATTTTTGTCTGCCCTGCCTTATTTTGGATGCTGGTTATGTATAATCCTGTCTGGTCAAATTGCTGATTATTTACGGGAAAAACAGAACTTCTCCACTGTTTGTGTTCGCAAATGTTTTACCCTAATAG GAATGATTGGACCGGCGCTGTTCTTAGTAGCAGCCGGATTCATAGGCTGCAACTATGCCCTGGCTGTTGCATTCGTGACCATATCAACAACACTAGGAGGATTTTGTACATCAGGCTACAGCATCAACCATCTGGACATAGCACCTTC GTATGCTGGAATTCTCCTTGGGATCACAAATTCTTTTGCTACTATCCCAGGAATGGTGGGGCCAGTTATTGCCAAAAGCCTCACTCATAAT AATACTGTGGAAGAATGGCAGATGGTTTTCTATATCGCTGCTTCTATTAATCTATTTGGAgcaattttctttgcattattTGCAAGTGGAGAAGTTCAGGACTGGGCAGTCAGTGGATATCACTTGCATAGAAACTGA